The genomic stretch GGAGCTGGAAAATAGGGTGCTGGTAGAGTGCATAAAAAACACTCGGACCAGCAACCATCTGATGGCTACTCTAATAGAAGACATCCAGTGCATAAGTAAGCTGTTTCAAAATTGTTCCTTCTCTTTTGTTAGTTCAGGGTTTGTGGGATGTATCAAGTTGAGCATGCATGCTCTAAACATCTTTGTAGATGAAGAATGGGTGAATCCCAATCTTAGGTGTTAGACACCAATGTTTTTGTAGGACCTTTGTCCTCTTGCTTGGACCTTTGTCCAAATACTGTAATTTTCGGTTAATTCTATAAAGCTaacgtttcgaaaaaaaaaaaaaagtatgtgCAAGGCTTTCAGCTCGGAAGATGGAGTATCATATAGAGGAGAAAGTAGGAGGAGTACCGTTATTGATAAGAAAGTGGAGTGAAATTGGCCGTGACTTTCCCGGCTGGATAGTAGAACAATTACTCAACGTGGTGGACCTACAGAGGCAGGCTCAAATTATTGCGTGACCTAACTTCTGAATATGGGGACCTGATAAGAACTTCTGAATATGGGGACCTGATAAGAATGTGGATGTCATCCATTGACTGTCAGAGTGGCACATGGCAATAAAATCGACCGTGACTTTCCTGGTTGGATAGTAGAACAATTACTGACCGTGGTGGACCTATAGAGGCAGGCTCAAATTATTGCATGACCCAACTTCTGAATATGGGGGACCTAAATTAGATTTCATCTTACCGGTTCGAACTTGCAAGTTAACTTTAAATGTACCAATTGAAAAAGAGAAGGTTTGATAAATTACCATGCTTCCCTTGTTTTTGCTTGTACAGTAGCTTTTTTTTCGCAAGATTATTTTAAGTCGAAAATACAGAtactaaaataaaattatgaGAAACTCGCAAGATGAAATGAAGTTAAAGATGGAGATGTTAAAATAACTTCCAGGACATGTTAAATTAACCCATACTCAAAAATCATACAAGTAATATAGAATTCGGGGCATTTTCTTGCGATCTTGAAATGGTTGAGAAGATTGAAATTTTGGCACTAGATTACAATTGTTTATGACCCAATAATTGTCAAGATGAGTCAGCACAAGTAGTAAAATCTAGctcgtttggattgctattttaagagtttctgcaaaaaaaaaaaaaaaagtatattgTAACagtttgatgtatgtgaggtaaaaaagtaattgaaaaatttgttcatgaataatataaaaatttttctgctaAATATCACAATCGGGGTCGAAGTTTTCGAATGCcatcttcaatatcattttTATAGTAGGCTATTTGTAGTTACAACCATATGATCCCATTGAAAATTGTTGAAGTGGACTGTTTGGCCAGTTATTTTGCAAGTGCAAGACTTTTAGCAAGGGAGATGGGACTACTTAGAGGAGAAACCGAGAAAGTAGAGTGAAATTGATCGTGACTTTCCAGGCTGGGTAGTAGTACAATAATTCAATGAACTTGGTGGACCTATAGAAGCAGAGTGAAATTATTGCATGATATTTCAGGGTGTGTAGTAGTAATAAACTTTTGAAGGTGGGGGACATAAATTAGATTCCATCTTAGAAATTTTTTCACCTGCTGGAACTTGGAAGTTAACTTTGAGGTTACCAATTGAATAAAGTGAAGGTTGAACAATGGCAGCCTGGACCCGAAGTCAGCAGGGGCAAAAGATAGAATAGGAAAGGAAAATTTTCGTAGATAATGCACTAAAATCACACTGTTATATGAAGATATTATTTTCGATTACATATTTTACAATGAACAATGTACAATATATAGATGTTCAGTAACTGATAAGGGATGTCGTGATCCGTAGTGATAACTTGAGCTAAAGCCATGCAAACATTTATTTTTCCagtaaaaccaaaaaaaaaaaatatcactgAAGATGACACCGAGCATGCTCATTGCTTCTTGTCGGTCCACCAACGTTGACGCTGAGTCTTCCCGCAATAATTTGATAGATGGAGACAAAATAAGTGTGGCGAGGACTTGAAAAATGATCTGGTGTCCCATGACAAATTTGTTGTGCATAtagttttgaaaaagaaaatgagataTACTTCtatgaaaagagaaaatattttttggaacttattttgtaattttgttaaCAATCAATATCCATAATTAAAAGAATGGAGACATTAATAAAACATATAGGTAAATCATTAGGAGATTTATGCCAAACGGTTATCAATTAGTACACAATTCATGTAGAaggaaaatgtaaaaaaaaaaaaatgtatttagatGTCCAACTGAGGGAAAATATTCTTTGGTCCATTAACtcaatttggtaagaaaaaaaaaatataatctCATCTTGAGCCTTAATTGTGGATATTTGTTGCTTAAAATTGACCTCAAATGGATGGGAACGGCTGCAACGAGGAAAGGTTTCTCCCTTCATATTAGTAACGAGTTCATTACTTCAAACTATTTCCGTCTGCATTTAGATTgaatgatttgatgaaggatttgaatttttttcaaaatgttttgaatttataaatcatcaattattttagtatttaaaatgtattttgataATTGGCGAATTACAAATCTAAATACTTCTTAAACACTTTAAACTACTAGAACAATTCAGATGAATTTGAAATCCTTTGTTAAATTCCTTGGTCTAAATGAAAAGACTACCATTAATCAACGAGCAAATTATTTGGATAGCCACTAAATTTTTTAAACAGTCAATATTTGCCCACTTAACTATTAATAGTATATTTTTACCCATTGAActataaaaaatgtaaattttggGTAATTTCATCTAATTTTACTATTAACTCTGCCAGATCTTACAATCTGTATTGTTCACGAGACATACTATTAATTGTTAGATCTAGTAGAGTTTATGGTGAAATTAGATGGAATGATTCaaaatttatgtttttttttaaattcagtGGAGAAAAATATATTATGAATAATTGAATAGTCAAAACTCGATTATTCTAAAAGTTCAATGGCTATCAGGGTAATTTGCTCTTCATCAACACTCGTTTGCATTGGACTGTTTAGTCAGTTAATTTGGTTTAGAAAGATGTTTCTAGGGGCGGGCACGGGTCAGGTATCTGCCTCGTGTACCAATTGGCTGACCCAATCCGCACCTTGTGGATCAGCCATTTTCTGACCCTTATCCGCCTCGACGGGCACCCGCCCTGTCTtgcttatcatttaattttttttaaaaaaacttatactaatttaatttttgtattttacatattcatctaaaatttaataaaatgtCTCGCACCAAGAAACAAACATGCGAAGAGAAtacaagaaaaaaggaaaaattaaagaattcaaaatcaatgaaattttgaaataattagtacctttttttaaatatattttccaCATTGATTAAActcttttctaaaaaatatagGATCATGATTTCCACAAATAAATCTTGTGAACAAACTATAGTCTCCCATATTTataatgcaatttgttcaatgaAATTGCTTATTTAGgtctaaaaatattattttgtgGTATGtgaataaaaataatatatatgtgtgtggggAGAGGAATGGAGGGGGCGGATTGGGTGCCtgtcaatttttaatttatGTAACCCTATCCCGTCCTGCATTTGAGCGGGTATCTGACACTCTTTGGACCAGTCAAATTATGCAGATTGAATATTCTAATTTTCAGGTCGGATCGAATTAGGTATAGCGAATTTTCGAGTTAACGGTTGTGGTCGTCCACCTCTAATTGTTTCTGCATTGACATATGGGCCAGAAATGTCACTAAAAGTTCTCTACAGAGGCCCATGTATCCAAATCATATCACGGGTCTCAAAGTCTTCTACCAACCTCGGTTGCCTTGGGAAGTCCAGGTATAGGCCcatcatttatatttttaatttttagtgaTTACTTTCAATTATTGATTTAAGTTATATGGTATTCTGGTTGCGGTTTATTGTGCACTTATGGTACCACTACTGTGTTTTTGTAGaataatttttacaaaaaaatattaGCATAACACTTTTGTTTAGAGTAAATTCTCTCAATTATTTTTCAGACAAGGTGGATTCACAAGGAATGTCATcagatgaaaagaaaataaaataaaaatgagagtATGTCTAAGAAATTAATTAATGTTTGCCAAGTGAATATAGATTATGCTCCATGTAGCATGTGATTTCACCTACCAATCGTGATTTTGCATAAAGTTACAGATGATTGCTATACGAATTACATCCATCGTGAATTAAGATAAAGCTGAAAAATTTTTCAAGTCTATTCTACCTACTCTCTATCATGGATTTAGAATGTCTAGCTAGTGTTGCAGTGGAATCCACAAGACTCACTTTCTTCCTCTGCATTTCAAGTGCAACATATTGCTGTGATGGCCACTGGTATATAAAGGCTTTTCTAATGGTGCAATTGGAATATATGATGCCCATAGCTTGAGGCTCGATGTTGGATAGCCGCCTGGCATACAATACAGAATTTCCTTGGCAGTTTCCTTATCTTTACAAAAATAGTTTGAAATACAAGAGTAGATTGTTAGCTGTAAGTGTTCATAACTTCTATTGACTCTCATCTCGTTCATTTTAAATGGCAGTGCAGAAATTCTGATTACATATGCTTTGTATTTACATTTGGTTCTAAAACTTGCTAGTGTCACCTTTAAGTAATCTGTTTCTCTATTAAACTGACACGAGGTTCAAATCTGACGGCACATCTGTTTGATCCCAGCCAATTTGCACCTGGTATGAGTGATGGCGCAGTTCATGTGATGGAGCCATTGGATGCAAAGGCCAAAATTGGGTTAGTTTGAAGTGTACCGTCTAATCCCTCAAGCTTTGCACTGGAGGGTCAGCCATCTGAACCCCATCTTAGTGACATTTTGCATCAGTTATTGGTTTGATTGGATGAAGAATCTTCTGTGCTCGAGTTTTGCCCAGATAGTTATCTGTAAAGTTGTGGTCCATGTCCCTCGATCCCTAGTCTGAGCTAAATGTTAAAAAAGACAAAGGATACAAGTTTTTGATTGGTTGTTTGTTTGCTTTTGGGGCCTGCAAGGTTTTCTGATTTTCAACCACTAATAGATTTCAATAGATTATTGGTTTATCCTGCTCTTCTACAAAGTCCAATTTATCACTTATCACTCTTTAATTCAACTCTGGTCCCTTTTCATTCGATCTTTTCCTGAGGAAACTTAGGCCAATACCATTTCTGCCTTGTCAATACCATTTCTACTTTAGgcattttaagatttttttaatcaaatccCTAATGTTGAACCAGTTTCCTTGCTCCTCTCCCTGacatgaaagataagaaaatttGGGATTCTCCAAATCAGATGTTAACTAGTGAAATCTCTGTCTAGATGTCCTCCAAAGTAAATGACATCCTTAAGTTCTTGTATCGTGGTATCAAAAAGTAtgttttccaaaagaaattcaagGTTCTTAAGCTATGACTTATTAATAGACCATTCTGTACATGTTTTTCCTAGTTTTATTTTATGAGATTAGTGAGATGATGTAACACTTGAAATCTTCGATCTTATATCCATTTTGTAGTTATTAAAATGTATTTACAAATTCACATGTTTTCTGCTAAATAATGAAGACACCAACATTATTTTGATCGTCCTCTAATTTATGTGTTAATAATCAGAGAGATTTAGTTCTCTGGTCTCTCAATCATCCTCTGATATGACTTTCTTCACATTGATGCAATCCTAATTCCCAACATTCAGTGCTACATATAAATGATAAAGCGCATTATGAAAATCAATTTTGCAAGGATTCAAGGATAATTCATCATGTGTTTGGGTTAACTATGGATGCGATATTCTCCTTCTTTCCCTAATAGAAGGAGTCAAGGACCGGGAGAAGGTTGAAAGAGGGAAGAGAGATAATCCAGTGAATGGCATTTAGCGGCTTCAAATTTCGGTTCCCATGTCTGCTTGTAAAGCATCTTCTCATCTTCTTTCTCCCACATTATTGAGATGGGTGCTTTAGATCATTACATGGTAAATATGAAAACTCTTCCATGCTGCAAAAAATTGGATAAATTTGTTCCCTGGTATGGTATAAGACTCAATGGAGTGGTCTTCTAGTAATGTTATCCCTTCCTCTTCAGAGGTCTTTCGAAGCGTTTGCTCTGAGTACCTCCTCCTTGTCATGATCTTAACTGTTTATTCTATTGCAGTGGTATCCACGAGACACACTTTCTGCCTCCATTTCAAGTGCAATATACTCTGGTGATGGCCTGTTGGTCTACATGGGATTTTTGGATGGTGCAATTGGAATGTTTGATGCTGATAGCTTGACGCTCCGTTGTCGAATAGCACCGTTGGCTTACATGCCTTCATCAGTTGTCAGGTATTGAAATGATGATACTCATCTGACTTGTCATTAAAGAAGCTGGTCATGCTTCATAGTTCTTTAAGTTTCTACCATGGTCTGAGACAGTCAAACAGGTTCAGGATATATCATGGTAAAAAATCTCTCTTTGCTAGCACAAGTGTCTCTCTGTGTGGATCCTGACTTTGTTTTTGCTAGTGATTCACATATGTATCTGACTGGAAGACTGAAATGAGTCTATCATGTAGCGTGCAGTTGTGTGCTTTTGAACACATCCTATTGCATCGAGTATACAATTTGGAATTTCCTTGGCTTGTCTTTAGAACTAATCTAAAATACAAGAGTAGATCAGTAATTGAAAAGGTTCAAAATTTCTAAAGCAATTTTCTGTAACTctcattttgttcattttgagcaGCAGTGGAGAAATTTTGTAACTATATATGCTTTTGCATTGACATTCAGTTCATAAAATTGCTAATCTCATCTTGAACTTTAAGTGGTGCGTTTCTATGGATCTGACGTGAGTTTTCAAATGTGGCAGCAGCAGTAGTGCTTTTCCCATGGTGATTGCAGCATATCCGTTCGATCCAAGAGCAAATTGGTACAAGTGATGGTGCTGTTCATGTAATCGAGCCATCGGATACAGAGCCAAAATGGGGTAGTTCGAGCTCTCAGGATAACGGAACTCTGCCGACTAATCCCTCAAGTTCTGCACTGAACAGTCGGCCATTTGAAACGCCTCCTAGGTGACATTTTGCACCAGTTATTGTATTGGTAGGATGATGATACTTGTTTGCTTGCCTTTCGCCCAGATAGTTAAACTGTAAAGTTATGTTCCTTGTCCCTCCTACTGAGCCAAATGTTGAAAGGCAaagatacattttttttaattatttagttGTTTGCTTTTGAGACCTGCATGGTTTCTTGATTTCTGACCAATGATTCATTTGTAAAATTTCAACAGTTAATCCCGCTATGTTGCAAAGTCCAATCTCTCTCTCCCTAATGCAACTCTGGTCTCCTATATTTGGATCTTTCCTTGAAGAAACTTAGGTCACTACCAGAAAGATCAAAAGAGACTGTTGGCACAGTTGCCATTTCTGCCTTGGGCTACTTTACGCCATGGTCCCAATTGTTTGCATCCATAAGAATGCAATAGTTTGATTGCGGTTTATAGGTTCATTAAGAAGAGGAAGGTGCCAGTGCTGAAAATTGCAATGATTTGATGCAAAATTAACTAAGTGCACTCGGAATATTTTGGTTGCATTGTAAAACCTAGAAGTTTGGGGTGCTAAAACTTCAATTTGTGATTATTGTTATCAACTATTAGATATATTGAAGACATACACTTTAAAGATATGTGTTTGAAACATAATATAATAGGGGAAAAAAGTCTTTAAATTTATGCACATGAATAAACGCATCAATGTATACTTTGACaaacataattataaaatggaaaattttaaattgtgaAACATTTATTGTATTTAAATTAAGAATGTGGATCCTATCTATTGGCAATCAGAGTGGCTCATGGCAATAAAATcgagaccttttttttttttttgaagtcaTTGAGACTTAAATGACGTGGGGTTAGAGTCCCTTGTTATTTTTTAGTATAATTTTTACGTTAGAGTCCCTTGTTATTTATTAGTATAATTTTACATAGACCACTCAATGCACGGACTTCCTGGACAGAGGCGCGAATTTCATTTCGCCATACCACAAATTTGTTAATAACTCTCAATAGATAGGTTACAAAATCTGAAATTATGTTATGTTTTCTTagataattatttgtgaataaaACTATACAAGAAAAAATCCAATAGTGAACTGCTAAAATGTTAAATAGTCATGTGCACTTGAAATTACAAGATATAAATTAGCATTCTTGATATAATTATGAACTTCATCCAACCAGAGTTTCGTTATTTGAGTTGCAAGTAAGATGTGGATGGTATAAAGTGATAGCATTATGagaaaactaaaatttttaatgAAATACTAAGCCTACTTCTATGTTTCTGGTTCCAGATTAGTCATAATATGTTTGTTCTCAATCAAAAGTTAGCCAGGCGACATGATACTTTGGATTTTGAATCATAGatccatttcattttttttggttatttttttaggaaaaaaattttcatagtTGTTTCTTTAAGTCAAAGGCAGCCGTTAATACATCTAAAATTCATCTAACCTATCATGTATTGTGTATTAATAATTTTTACTCTTTTGCATTTATATACATTCTCTATTTAATCTCACTTGCactttcttgtatttatttactttccataattaatcttacattttCAAATGTGGATGGTTTAAAGTAATAGCATTATGAGAAAAAACCCAAATATCTTCTTCATTTAATCCAACCTCTAGCAAATGAATAAATTCATATCAACAGGGTATGGTATAAAATAGGTACTAGTGTTGGTCTTCCCCACACTTACAGGACAGTACACAAATACTTTATTACGTAATACATGAATATATTAATTGTATTACTGAATCTTCAGGTTCGGGATGTGCTAAATATTCTGCGACCAAATTCTCAGGTTCGGGATGTGCTCAATTTTGTGCCATTCCTCTCCTCCCCTTTCACACCGTGGTCCCAATAGGGAGCAGTAACGTATAGTCAAACTTTGGAGTGTCTTCATCATTTGAATGCTGGATGGAAGTGTTTCAAGCTTCGGACAAGACCATAGTGTCAGGTCTTGAAGAGAAGTGAGGTGGTCTCCAAACCAGTCTGGCAATGAAGTTAGATTGGGAAAATCTTCCAGCACCAGATTTTGTAGCGCGGGGAAATGTTTGACTTCCTCTGGCAGAGCTGTCGCGTATGACCCGTCGATTTTTAGATGAGTCAGGGATTTGAGGGCTTTAGTCCCCATTGAGAGGCTCACCAAATTATAGCATCTGACCAAAGAGAGTTTCTGCAAAGAGGCAAGGCCTCGCAATCCTTCTTCTGGTAGAGACTCCAGCTCGGGACATCCCTCGATGGTCAACTTCTTCAAAGCTGTGAGGCTAGCCAAGCTTCTGGGTAAGGCTCGCAGATCCCATATAAACCCAAGATCCAGCGATTCAAGAAGACTAAGATTTTGTAGCATCTCTTCTGGAAAACAACTCAATTCTGGAATCTCCTCAATTATAAGGGAGTTAAGACTAGTGAGATTGGAGATTGAAGCCCATGCCATGTTCGGGCACTGCTCGACGCATAACTCCTTGAGGGAGGGCATACATGGCAATGGCAATGTCAACGTTGGGCAATAGCCAAAAAGCAAGGATTGAAGTTGAGAGAATACTCCTGGAGTACCTTGGACTTCTCTTCCTAACATTCCTTTTAGGTTGGGCATGTTCCATAACTCCAATTGTTTCAGTGAATATGGGGACATTGCAGCAGCAGTGGCGGTACTCTCCCTGGCCCCAACTATGTACTCCGCTGTACTTTCTGTCACAGTAACTTTTGTTACAGTTGAAATCCAAGATGGAAATGATGAACCTTTGAAGCCGTCTATACACAGCAATTGAAGGTCGGGGCAGGGTTTGAGGGCTTCAAGCACTTCCTCATCATTGTACTGGCGAAGCGTTCTTTCGGAATCCCAACACAAATACAACTCGCGGAGACTCTCTTTTTTAATTAAACAAGCTTCTTCTGCATCCTTTTTGTCTTTAATCCTCTCAAGGTGCTCAATTATTAGCTTTTCTCTAAGCATATTTAAGTCTCGCAACTCACTTAGTTGGAAGTCTTTTTTGCCACCCAAGACGACCTTACTCAACGTCCGCAGGCAAGTCAGCTTCCCAATTCCACTTGGCATGTGAGTCAAACTCCGACACCTATCTAGACAAAGATGTCGAAGATTTCTGAGGAATCTCATGCCCTTGGGTAGACTCTGAAGTTCGTGACAATCAATTAGGCCTAAAATTTGCAAATTGCACAAGTCACAAATTGAATTGGGTAGTTCGACAATGTCGGATCCTGAAAGATCCAGATGCCTTAAATGTTTCAGTTTGCTTATTGCAGGTGGCACCTTCGTAAACCCCTCTCTCAACCACAGTGACCTTACAATGAGCGCCCTCAAGGAACCACATTTTGACAAGAAAGAAGAGAACTGGTCAGTGCCTGTGATTGTAATAGGAAAAGCCACTGTTAGCTGAGGATATGGCACACCCAACATCATGGTTCTGTTTGACTCTGTTCCACCGTGTTTAGCCTCCATTACGGATCGAGCCAGATCATGGACAAGGTCATGCATTCCAAAAGTAAGGACACTGCCAAACGAATCTTTCCTCACTGGTTATTGTGGTAACTAGTGATCTTTATTAATGTAGTTCAGTTTAGCACAGTCTTTCACCAACTATTTCCCACTTTCCATCGTTTCTTTAGATAGAATTCCAAACCATTTGCCTCCACAAATGTACTTACCTCTTCTACTTTCAATTTCAGAGCCCTTTGGAAATTACAGCACAATTATTTGTAAAGCCCAACGTTCTTCAACTCTACCGGGAAGATTTAAGGTTTTAGCTCCTAATCCCTACATGGCGGGCATGATACCTCTGTTTCATCTTCAGGTAAGTTCCAAAAGTCAACTGCTTTCAAACAGAGTTTTCCATTCCGTGTTCCGTATTTAAATTCGTAGAAAGCCTCCAAGAGCCTTTGCAGCTAGTGGTTACACCTACCACACTTTTTTACAAATCCTCTTCTATCCTTAATGAGTTTAAGTCTTTTCTTGTCTTCTGCTGTTGACAATCATAAATGCCCGTTGCTATTTCTGAATCGTATGGTACCAACTACTGATCGTCTTTGACCAAAACTTCGATTATAGGCGAGTGTCTCTAATTGTGCCCATTATTTNNNNNNNNNNNNNNNNNNNNNNNNNNNNNNNNNNNNNNNNNNNNNNNNNNNNNNNNNNNNNNNNNNNNNNNNNNNNNNNNNNNNNNNNNNNNNNNNNNNNNNNNNNNNNNNNNNNNNNNNNNNNNNNNNNNNNNNNNNNNNNNNNNNNNNNNNNNNNNNNNNNNNNNNNNNNNNNNNNNNNNNNNNNNNNNNNNNNNNNNNNNNNNNNNNNNNNNNNNNNNNNNNNNNNNNNNNNNNNNNNNNNNNNNNNNNNNNNNNNNNNNNNNNNNNNNNNNNNNNNNNNNNNNNNNNNNNNNNNNNNNNNNNNNNNNNNNNNNNNNNNNNNNNNNNNNNNNNNNNNNNNNNNNNNNNNNNNNNNNNNNNNNNNNNNNNNNNNNNNNNNNNNNNNNNNNNNNNNNNNNNNNNNNNNNNNNNNNNNNNNNNNNNNNNNNNNNNNNNNNNNNNNNNNNNNNNNNNNNNNNNNNNNNNNNNNNNNNNNNNNNNNNNNNNNNNNNNNNNNNNNNNNNNNNNNNNNNNNNNNNNNNNNNNNNNNNNNNNNNNNNNNNNNNNNNNNNNNNNNNNNNNNNNNNNNNNNNNNNNNNNNNNNNNNNNNNNNNNNNNNNNNNNNNNNNNNNNNNNNNNNNNNNNNNNNNNNNNNNNNNNNNNNNNNNNNNNNNNNNNNNNNNNNNNNNNNNNNNNNNNNNNNNNNNNNNNNNNNNNNNNNNNNNNNNNNNNNNNNNNNNNNNNNNNNNNNNNNNNNNNNNNNNNNNNNNNNNNNNNNNNNNNNNNNNNNNNNNNNNNNNNNNNNNNNNNNNNNNNNNNNNNNNNNNNNNNNNNNNNNNNNNNNNNNNNNNNNNNNNNNNNNNNNNNNNNNNNNNNNNNNNNNNNNNNNNNNNNNNNNNNNNNNNNNNNNNNNNNNNNNNNNNNNNNNNNNNNNNNNNNNNNNNNNNNNNNNNNNNNNNNNNNNNNNNNNNNNNNNNNNNNNNNNNNNNNNNNNNNNNNNNNNNNNNNNNNNNNNNNNNNNNNNNNNNNNNNNNNNNNNNNNNNNNNNNNNNNNNNNNNNNNNNNNNNNNNNNNNNNNNNNNNNNNNNNNNNNNNNNNNNNNNNNNNNNNNNNNNNNNNNNNNNNNNNNNNNNNNNNNNNNNNNNNNNNNNNNNNNNNNNNNNNNNNNNNNNNNNNNNNNNNNNNNNNNNNNNNNNNNNNNNNNNNNNNNNNNNNNNNNNNNNNNNNNNNNNNNNNNNNNNNNNNNNNNNNNNNNNNNNNNNNNNNNNNNNNNNNNNNNNNNNNNNNNNNNNNNNNNNNNNNNNNNNNNNNNNNNNNNNNNNNNNNNNNNNNNNNNNNNNNNNNNNNNNNNNNNNNNNNNNNNNNNNNNNNNNNNNNNNNNNNNNNNNNNNNNNNNNNNNNNNNNNNNNNNNNNNNNNNNNNNNNNNNNNNNNNNNNNNNNNNNNNNNNNNNNNNNNNNNNNNNNNNNNNNNNNNNNNNNNNNNNNNNNNNNNNNNNNNNNNNNNNNNNNNNNNNNNNNNNNNNNNNNNNNNNNNNNNNNNNNNNNNNNNNNNNNNNNNNNNNNNNNNNNNNNNNNNNNNNNNNNNNNNNNNNNNNNNNNNNNNNNNNNNNNNNNNNNNNNNNNNNNNNNNNNNNNNNNNNNNNNNNNNNNNNNNNNNNNNNNNNNNNNNNN from Coffea eugenioides isolate CCC68of chromosome 8, Ceug_1.0, whole genome shotgun sequence encodes the following:
- the LOC113780208 gene encoding putative disease resistance protein RGA1 codes for the protein MEAKHGGTESNRTMMLGVPYPQLTVAFPITITGTDQFSSFLSKCGSLRALIVRSLWLREGFTKVPPAISKLKHLRHLDLSGSDIVELPNSICDLCNLQILGLIDCHELQSLPKGMRFLRNLRHLCLDRCRSLTHMPSGIGKLTCLRTLSKVVLGGKKDFQLSELRDLNMLREKLIIEHLERIKDKKDAEEACLIKKESLRELYLCWDSERTLRQYNDEEVLEALKPCPDLQLLCIDGFKGSSFPSWISTVTKVTVTESTAEYIVGARESTATAAAMSPYSLKQLELWNMPNLKGMLGREVQGTPGVFSQLQSLLFGYCPTLTLPLPCMPSLKELCVEQCPNMAWASISNLTSLNSLIIEEIPELSCFPEEMLQNLSLLESLDLGFIWDLRALPRSLASLTALKKLTIEGCPELESLPEEGLRGLASLQKLSLVRCYNLVSLSMGTKALKSLTHLKIDGSYATALPEEVKHFPALQNLVLEDFPNLTSLPDWFGDHLTSLQDLTLWSCPKLETLPSSIQMMKTLQSLTIRYCSLLGPRCERGGEEWHKIEHIPNLRIWSQNI